The following are from one region of the Rhodopirellula sp. P2 genome:
- the ptsP gene encoding phosphoenolpyruvate--protein phosphotransferase: MPPTNPTLKENGMERMEGKSLSSGLAKGIAVVVGYELQRTITLPDLDQPAPDQAAPDQPESISRARVPVECDRMDDALERSQRDLQELKTIASDNSSVASAIELVSAHAAMAGEIASLVKDRISNDLVGVEEALDSVIVQTVSRLTKIDNDYLRERETDVRDIGQRMMRHLLGLTPTNLAELPSNAIIVARELVPSDAIALANSGLVGIVTQIGGNLGHTAIIARSLGIPAVSGIANVTQRITSGMTLLLDGETGIITAEPSPEQLSNFDARIVEAERLTDASDTLNSGPCRTLDGIEITLLGNVGLSADLDQVLRRGMAGVGLFRTEFLYLQSKQRPDTEAQRRIFAPMAKRLGDRPLVIRTFDLGGDKLPPFLSLDENMDPSSLSLRGLRFSLAEKHLLRSQLTAIVQVAQDADVRILFPMVIGGHDFAQAISMVEEVVEECQAFKRPLIGAMIETPAALFCLDEILELADFVAIGTNDLTQYLLAADRELSAESELVTAMHPAVLRAIQQVVVAAKRWNCPVCVCGEEASDPEFAELLIGLGIQELSISPSRAGDLATAIGKMDSATASALAQLAQKCRSPQEVRQLLTPESRQERLEESDHQPADAIGTRS; this comes from the coding sequence ATGCCCCCCACCAACCCAACCCTCAAGGAAAACGGAATGGAACGCATGGAAGGAAAATCACTTTCGAGTGGGCTCGCCAAAGGAATTGCGGTTGTGGTGGGTTACGAATTGCAGCGGACAATCACGCTGCCCGATCTCGATCAACCTGCCCCCGATCAAGCTGCCCCCGATCAACCCGAGTCCATCTCCAGAGCTCGCGTCCCAGTCGAATGCGACCGCATGGACGATGCCCTGGAACGATCCCAACGAGACCTCCAGGAACTCAAAACGATTGCGTCCGACAATTCTTCGGTCGCCTCGGCGATCGAACTGGTGTCCGCCCACGCGGCGATGGCGGGGGAGATCGCGTCGCTGGTAAAGGACCGAATCTCAAACGATCTGGTGGGAGTCGAGGAGGCCCTGGATTCTGTCATCGTGCAAACGGTCAGTCGGCTGACCAAGATCGACAACGACTACCTCCGCGAACGAGAAACGGACGTCCGTGACATTGGGCAACGCATGATGCGACATCTGCTGGGACTGACACCAACCAACCTCGCTGAACTTCCTTCCAATGCGATCATCGTTGCCCGGGAACTCGTTCCGTCCGATGCGATTGCACTGGCGAATTCAGGCCTGGTTGGCATCGTGACGCAGATCGGCGGGAACCTCGGGCACACGGCCATCATCGCTCGATCGCTGGGCATCCCCGCTGTCTCAGGCATCGCCAATGTCACTCAGCGAATCACCAGCGGAATGACTCTGTTGCTCGACGGGGAGACCGGCATCATCACCGCCGAACCTTCCCCAGAACAACTGTCCAACTTCGACGCTCGAATCGTGGAAGCGGAACGTCTCACCGATGCCAGCGACACGCTGAACAGCGGCCCCTGCCGGACCCTCGATGGCATCGAGATCACGCTGCTCGGCAATGTCGGGTTGTCGGCCGATCTGGACCAAGTCCTTCGTCGCGGGATGGCAGGCGTCGGTTTGTTCCGAACCGAATTTCTCTACTTGCAATCCAAACAACGACCAGACACCGAGGCCCAACGCCGGATCTTTGCCCCGATGGCAAAACGTCTGGGTGACCGGCCACTGGTGATCCGCACCTTCGACCTGGGCGGCGACAAACTGCCCCCGTTTCTGTCGCTGGATGAGAACATGGATCCATCCAGCCTGAGTTTGCGTGGGCTGCGATTCTCACTCGCCGAAAAGCATTTGCTTCGGTCGCAACTGACCGCGATCGTCCAGGTTGCCCAAGACGCCGACGTGAGAATTCTGTTCCCGATGGTGATCGGTGGTCACGACTTCGCGCAAGCGATTTCGATGGTGGAAGAGGTCGTCGAAGAATGCCAGGCGTTCAAGCGACCTCTGATCGGAGCCATGATCGAAACGCCTGCCGCCCTGTTCTGTTTGGACGAAATTCTCGAACTCGCTGACTTTGTCGCCATCGGCACCAACGATCTCACGCAGTACCTGTTGGCTGCCGACCGCGAACTGTCCGCCGAAAGCGAACTGGTCACGGCGATGCACCCGGCGGTTTTGCGAGCGATCCAGCAAGTCGTGGTGGCAGCCAAACGCTGGAATTGCCCGGTCTGTGTTTGCGGCGAAGAAGCCAGTGACCCCGAATTTGCAGAACTGTTGATCGGACTCGGAATTCAAGAACTGAGCATCAGTCCTTCGCGCGCGGGCGACCTCGCAACCGCCATCGGCAAGATGGATTCGGCAACCGCGAGTGCCCTTGCGCAACTCGCACAAAAGTGCCGCAGCCCGCAAGAGGTTCGGCAATTGTTGACGCCAGAGAGCAGACAAGAACGGCTCGAAGAATCAGACCACCAACCCGCTGATGCAATCGGAACTCGCTCGTGA
- a CDS encoding glycoside hydrolase family 130 protein, whose amino-acid sequence MIERSSASLLLQPSEVPPSQADLRVIGVFNPAVAILDDDRLMLARVAELPSESRTGWLPLPRWSTSGTTEVDWVREEDLTHVDARVVAMKTSGDLRLTSVSHLRLYRSSNASDTSWEFVTTIHPEGPWEEYGIEDPRITKIGPTYWVTYVAVSRSGAATALLSSTDLVTFQRHGIIFPSENKDVVLFPEMISGDFVALHRPNPHSHFHAPQIWLARSPDMIHWGRHECVLSGMHAWESDRVGSGTPPILCEEGWLTLHHGSTRPRSAGTVGCYSAGAILLDRDHPGRVLARSSQPIMQPTTEYELHGFVPQVVFPTAMLDRDDELQVFYGAADTCVASARFPKRSVLDSLQRQDRSQPER is encoded by the coding sequence GTGATCGAAAGAAGCTCCGCTTCGTTGCTGCTGCAACCGAGTGAGGTGCCGCCATCGCAGGCTGACCTCCGAGTGATCGGCGTGTTCAACCCGGCCGTTGCAATCCTCGATGACGACCGGTTGATGCTGGCCCGCGTCGCGGAACTGCCATCCGAATCACGAACAGGCTGGCTGCCTCTGCCTCGCTGGTCAACTTCCGGAACAACCGAAGTCGACTGGGTGCGGGAAGAGGACCTGACCCACGTCGATGCTCGCGTGGTGGCGATGAAGACCAGCGGCGACCTGCGTTTGACTTCCGTTTCCCATTTGCGACTCTATCGCTCATCCAACGCAAGCGACACGTCCTGGGAGTTCGTCACAACGATTCATCCCGAAGGCCCCTGGGAAGAATACGGCATCGAAGACCCTCGGATCACCAAGATCGGACCAACCTACTGGGTCACCTATGTTGCCGTTTCGCGATCCGGTGCAGCAACCGCGTTGTTGTCATCGACGGATCTGGTGACCTTCCAACGTCACGGCATCATCTTCCCCAGCGAAAACAAAGACGTCGTCCTGTTCCCGGAAATGATCTCCGGTGACTTTGTCGCCTTGCACCGCCCGAACCCACATTCGCACTTTCACGCGCCCCAAATTTGGCTGGCCCGTTCGCCCGACATGATTCACTGGGGGCGTCACGAATGCGTTCTCAGCGGAATGCATGCCTGGGAAAGCGACCGCGTCGGCAGTGGCACACCGCCGATTCTGTGCGAGGAGGGTTGGCTCACGCTTCATCACGGCAGCACTCGCCCCCGTTCCGCCGGCACCGTGGGTTGTTACTCCGCGGGTGCGATCTTGCTCGATCGCGATCATCCCGGTCGTGTGCTGGCTCGGTCCAGCCAACCGATCATGCAGCCCACAACCGAATATGAGCTTCATGGTTTTGTCCCTCAGGTTGTGTTCCCAACCGCCATGTTGGACCGAGACGATGAGCTTCAAGTGTTTTATGGAGCCGCCGACACCTGTGTCGCCTCGGCCCGTTTCCCAAAGCGATCCGTCCTGGATTCGCTGCAACGACAAGACCGGAGTCAACCCGAACGATGA
- a CDS encoding glycosyltransferase family 4 protein, protein MTSPDLLKIAFIGDYLPRKCGIATFTHDLRIAVASESCAECIVVTMDDVQGGYDYDDEVQFQVADQELDEYRSAADFLNFSNVDVISLQHEFGIYGGPCGSHILALLQDVRMPVVTTLHTVLSEPSQTQRAVMMQLIRLSARLVVMTERSRQTLLNTYSVDSEQVDLIAHGIPEAPETDQSVLKEQFGVENNNVALTFGLLSPGKGIEHVLKAIPEIVAQFPDFIYIVLGATHPSLIRDQGERYRIGLERMAKELGVSKHVSFYNRFVELEELTEFIGAADLYITPYLNVEQAVSGTLAYAFGCGQAVISTPYWHAEELLADGRGVLVPFADPAAIAREVIGLLGDDDRRLAMRKQAYELGRSMTWDHVSQMYLDSFNRARDQRTSSLKPLAVRTLDEQPLALPQMQLDHLQHLSDSTGIVQHAIYSIPDHAHGYCTDDNARALILTVLLEEQGKDSPEVRALASRYAAFLNNAFDRDTGRFRNFLGFDRQWMETDGSDDSQGRALWALGTCIGRSRNAGLVAWAREVFHQALPASEQTTSPRTWALAIIGIHEYLRRYSGDRVAAAMSQQLADRLADMYEAIATDDWPWFEKSVTYNNAKLSQALITHGRWFDNQRVADIGLKSLHWLGEIQRSPQGRFRPIGSNGFSREGGVAAVFDQQAIEAHAMVSASIEAFAASKDNFWSEQAHLAFDWFLGRNDLGQPIYDPSTGGCFDGLMENQVNENQGAESTLAFLLSLAEMRGLNAMMRVVPNPTH, encoded by the coding sequence ATGACCTCACCTGATCTATTGAAAATTGCCTTCATTGGCGACTACCTGCCTCGTAAATGTGGCATCGCCACGTTCACTCACGACCTGCGAATCGCCGTCGCCAGCGAATCCTGCGCGGAATGCATCGTGGTCACGATGGACGACGTCCAAGGGGGCTACGACTACGACGATGAAGTCCAATTTCAAGTGGCCGATCAAGAACTGGATGAGTACCGATCGGCAGCCGACTTCCTGAACTTCAGCAACGTGGATGTGATCTCGCTGCAGCACGAATTCGGCATCTATGGCGGTCCCTGCGGAAGCCACATCCTGGCCCTGCTGCAAGACGTTCGGATGCCGGTCGTCACGACCCTTCACACCGTTCTGTCGGAACCCAGCCAAACCCAGCGGGCGGTGATGATGCAGCTGATTCGGTTGTCAGCGCGGTTGGTCGTGATGACGGAACGAAGTCGCCAAACGCTGCTCAACACCTACTCCGTCGACAGTGAACAAGTCGACTTGATCGCGCACGGAATCCCAGAAGCCCCCGAGACCGACCAAAGCGTCCTGAAAGAACAATTCGGCGTCGAGAACAACAACGTCGCACTCACCTTTGGCTTGCTTTCCCCCGGCAAAGGCATCGAACATGTCTTGAAAGCGATCCCAGAGATCGTCGCCCAATTCCCAGATTTCATCTACATCGTCCTGGGAGCAACGCACCCCAGCCTGATTCGCGATCAAGGCGAACGCTATCGGATCGGCCTGGAACGGATGGCAAAGGAACTGGGCGTTTCCAAGCACGTCAGCTTCTACAACCGCTTTGTCGAACTGGAAGAACTGACGGAATTCATTGGTGCCGCGGACCTGTACATCACACCGTATCTGAATGTGGAACAAGCCGTCTCGGGAACGCTAGCCTACGCGTTTGGTTGTGGCCAAGCCGTGATTTCCACCCCCTACTGGCACGCCGAAGAACTGCTCGCCGATGGGCGTGGGGTGCTGGTCCCGTTCGCGGATCCAGCCGCGATCGCGCGCGAGGTGATCGGGTTGTTGGGCGACGACGACCGGCGTCTGGCGATGCGAAAGCAGGCCTACGAACTGGGTCGCAGCATGACCTGGGACCATGTCTCGCAGATGTACCTCGACTCGTTCAACCGAGCCCGAGATCAACGCACGTCGTCCTTGAAACCACTCGCGGTCCGCACGCTGGACGAGCAACCCTTGGCGCTGCCGCAAATGCAGCTCGACCATCTGCAGCACCTCAGTGATTCCACCGGCATCGTCCAACACGCCATCTATTCCATTCCCGATCACGCCCATGGCTACTGCACCGATGACAACGCTCGGGCCTTGATCCTGACGGTTTTGCTGGAGGAACAAGGCAAGGATTCCCCCGAAGTGCGTGCGTTGGCATCTCGCTACGCCGCCTTCCTCAACAACGCCTTCGATCGTGACACCGGACGGTTCCGAAACTTCCTCGGGTTCGATCGGCAATGGATGGAAACAGACGGTTCCGACGATTCGCAAGGCCGCGCCTTGTGGGCGCTGGGAACTTGCATCGGTCGCTCCCGCAACGCGGGCTTGGTTGCCTGGGCGCGAGAGGTGTTCCATCAAGCACTCCCTGCCAGCGAGCAAACAACCTCACCAAGAACCTGGGCACTCGCCATCATCGGCATCCACGAATACTTGCGACGCTACAGCGGTGATCGTGTGGCCGCGGCCATGAGTCAGCAACTGGCCGACCGCCTGGCCGACATGTACGAAGCCATCGCCACGGACGATTGGCCCTGGTTTGAAAAGAGCGTGACCTACAACAATGCCAAACTATCGCAAGCCCTGATCACACATGGTCGCTGGTTTGACAATCAACGAGTGGCCGACATCGGGCTGAAATCCTTGCATTGGCTGGGCGAAATCCAACGCTCGCCGCAAGGAAGGTTTCGTCCGATTGGTTCCAACGGCTTCAGCCGCGAAGGCGGGGTGGCGGCCGTGTTTGACCAACAGGCCATCGAGGCTCACGCAATGGTCTCCGCCTCGATCGAAGCCTTCGCTGCCAGCAAAGACAACTTCTGGTCCGAACAAGCTCACTTGGCATTCGATTGGTTCTTGGGACGCAATGATCTCGGCCAACCCATTTACGATCCCTCCACAGGCGGTTGCTTTGACGGCTTGATGGAGAATCAAGTCAACGAAAACCAAGGCGCCGAGTCCACGCTCGCGTTCTTACTCTCACTCGCTGAAATGCGTGGCTTGAATGCCATGATGCGCGTCGTCCCCAACCCCACTCACTGA
- a CDS encoding alkaline phosphatase, producing the protein MRFFSRLTMLFAILLGGAVTTSWTPLLAQVPDPIAKLQADAATTRTSDWGHWGSNPETYSSWKTHSNRLIPVYSFGMDLQSVRGENSLYRDAAAIEKLYGYLPEKTLNPNAEYFDQTDVYRVQKQAAESGKKRVILFVFDGMDWDTTRAAAIAKSGRVAYDQGRGSGLHFQDYRGTTTDFGYCVTSPHNDGTNVSVDKQIVVNPNGKLRGGYDPELGGDSPWSPITDADYPIGKSKQNQQAYTDSASSATSLMSGIKTYNASMNVDPMGREALPIARTLQEDGFAVGVVTSVPISHATPGCAYANNVHRNDYQDLTRDLIGRPSIYHPGGLPGVDVLLGGGWGMDKDTDGAQGKNYVPGNRYLAPEDLEAIDVQNGGKYVVAQRTGGVAGTEVLSKAVEQAKTDGKRLFGFFGAQAGHLPFRTADGNYDPVVSVGNPKPAKAEVYSEADRVENVKLSEMAVAAMEVLQSKNERWWLLVESGDVDWANHSNNIDNSIGAVISGDDAFAAVVQWIEQNGGWDDTALVLTADHGHYFHLVRPEALIQTLDK; encoded by the coding sequence ATGCGTTTTTTCTCTCGCCTGACAATGCTGTTCGCCATTCTGTTGGGAGGAGCGGTCACGACATCATGGACGCCGTTGCTGGCGCAGGTCCCGGACCCGATCGCGAAGTTGCAGGCGGATGCGGCGACAACACGGACGTCAGACTGGGGCCACTGGGGATCCAACCCAGAGACCTACTCGAGTTGGAAAACGCACAGCAACCGGTTGATTCCGGTCTACTCGTTTGGGATGGATCTTCAATCGGTCCGCGGTGAGAACAGTTTGTATCGCGATGCAGCGGCCATCGAGAAACTCTACGGCTATCTGCCTGAAAAGACCTTGAACCCGAACGCGGAGTACTTTGACCAAACCGACGTTTATCGAGTGCAGAAGCAAGCGGCCGAGTCAGGGAAGAAACGCGTCATTCTGTTCGTCTTCGACGGCATGGATTGGGACACGACGCGAGCGGCTGCGATTGCCAAGTCAGGTCGTGTTGCCTACGACCAAGGACGTGGCAGCGGTTTGCATTTCCAAGATTACCGTGGCACGACGACCGACTTCGGTTATTGCGTGACCAGCCCGCACAACGATGGCACCAATGTGAGTGTCGACAAGCAAATCGTCGTCAATCCCAACGGCAAACTCCGCGGTGGCTATGACCCTGAGCTGGGTGGCGATTCACCGTGGAGCCCGATCACGGACGCGGACTATCCGATCGGCAAAAGCAAGCAGAACCAGCAGGCTTACACCGATTCGGCATCCTCGGCGACCTCGTTGATGAGCGGCATCAAGACTTACAACGCGTCGATGAATGTCGATCCGATGGGGCGTGAGGCGTTGCCGATCGCTCGAACACTGCAAGAAGATGGTTTTGCGGTGGGAGTGGTGACCAGCGTTCCGATCAGCCATGCAACGCCGGGATGCGCCTACGCCAACAACGTTCATCGAAACGACTATCAAGATTTGACCCGTGACCTGATCGGTCGTCCCTCGATTTATCATCCCGGTGGTCTGCCGGGCGTCGATGTGCTGCTCGGTGGCGGCTGGGGAATGGACAAGGACACTGACGGCGCGCAGGGCAAAAACTATGTGCCCGGGAACCGCTACCTTGCACCCGAAGATTTGGAAGCGATTGATGTTCAAAACGGCGGCAAGTACGTCGTGGCTCAGCGAACCGGTGGGGTGGCTGGCACCGAGGTGTTGAGCAAGGCCGTCGAGCAAGCGAAAACCGATGGCAAGCGGTTGTTTGGTTTCTTTGGTGCTCAAGCCGGTCACCTGCCGTTCCGTACCGCCGATGGCAACTACGATCCTGTCGTCAGCGTTGGCAATCCGAAACCGGCCAAGGCGGAGGTCTACAGCGAGGCGGATCGGGTTGAGAACGTCAAGCTGAGCGAGATGGCGGTCGCTGCGATGGAGGTGCTCCAATCAAAAAATGAACGTTGGTGGCTGCTGGTGGAATCGGGCGACGTCGATTGGGCAAACCACTCCAACAACATCGACAATTCGATTGGGGCTGTGATCAGCGGCGACGATGCGTTCGCAGCGGTGGTGCAGTGGATTGAGCAAAACGGTGGCTGGGACGACACCGCGTTGGTTTTGACCGCCGACCACGGGCACTACTTCCACCTCGTGCGTCCCGAAGCGTTGATTCAAACACTCGACAAGTGA
- a CDS encoding glycoside hydrolase family 130 protein, producing MPIKRTGIVLSPNRQRVVLRPFQPPGDDRVLRVVGRVCTLSEAEVDQQLAHVLEEFHGRHQKPKAYFEQRFRDLKHHLLTDTPLSENRRLLLGAYFTQEYALESAALFNPSIVWHPDQSDLPNGTRRFAMSLRAVGEGHISSIVFRSGTIDRNCNIQVDESVRYVTTPQFVPDSCYENDLFRRKLIELGLGNTFTYEVLEALPEEFTLAELETRLQASLREHRSLHNELAPLVDRVVMLAKSNYEIQYTPDHELSERVIFPFSPTESNGIEDARFVDFQDEDGSRRYYATYSAYDGQLVLPQLLETKDFLNFKMHTLNGPAVANKGMALFPRKINGHYAMLGRQDGEHLFLMYSDMLYFWHTSELIIKPAMPWEYIQMGNCGSPIETDAGWLVLTHGVGPMRKYCIGAMLLDLNDPSQVIARLNEPLITPNEVEREGYVPNVVYTCGSIVHENQLIIPYAMSDYATTFATIGVQELLDSMS from the coding sequence TTGCCAATCAAACGAACCGGAATCGTCCTCTCGCCCAACCGCCAACGCGTCGTCCTGCGACCGTTCCAACCCCCTGGGGACGATCGTGTGCTGCGCGTCGTCGGGCGAGTTTGCACCTTGTCCGAAGCGGAGGTCGACCAACAACTCGCCCATGTCCTGGAAGAGTTCCACGGGCGACACCAGAAACCCAAGGCCTACTTTGAACAAAGGTTTCGGGACCTCAAACACCACCTGCTCACCGACACCCCGCTCAGCGAAAACCGGCGACTGCTGCTGGGAGCGTACTTCACCCAAGAATACGCCCTCGAATCGGCCGCCCTGTTCAACCCTTCGATCGTGTGGCATCCCGATCAATCGGATCTGCCCAATGGAACGCGGCGGTTTGCAATGAGCTTGCGAGCCGTCGGCGAAGGGCACATCTCCTCCATCGTCTTTCGCAGTGGAACGATCGACCGCAACTGCAACATTCAGGTCGATGAATCCGTGCGGTATGTCACGACCCCTCAGTTCGTCCCCGATTCCTGTTACGAGAACGATCTGTTTCGACGCAAACTCATCGAACTGGGGCTCGGCAACACGTTCACCTACGAAGTGCTGGAGGCACTCCCAGAGGAATTCACGCTCGCCGAACTGGAAACGCGCTTGCAAGCTTCGCTCCGCGAACATCGCTCGCTTCACAACGAACTCGCGCCGCTGGTGGATCGAGTGGTCATGCTGGCGAAATCCAACTACGAAATCCAATACACACCCGATCACGAACTGTCCGAACGAGTCATCTTTCCGTTCAGTCCCACCGAAAGCAACGGGATCGAGGACGCGCGTTTCGTGGACTTCCAAGACGAAGATGGCAGCCGTCGATACTACGCCACCTACAGCGCCTACGACGGCCAATTGGTCTTGCCCCAATTGTTGGAAACGAAGGACTTCCTGAATTTCAAGATGCACACGCTCAACGGTCCCGCCGTCGCCAACAAAGGCATGGCGTTGTTCCCCCGCAAGATCAACGGCCACTACGCGATGCTGGGCCGACAAGACGGCGAGCATTTGTTTCTGATGTATTCGGACATGCTCTATTTCTGGCACACCAGCGAACTGATCATCAAACCCGCCATGCCCTGGGAATACATCCAAATGGGCAACTGTGGCTCGCCCATCGAAACCGATGCGGGCTGGCTGGTCCTGACCCACGGCGTCGGCCCGATGCGCAAGTACTGCATCGGCGCGATGCTGCTGGACCTCAACGATCCCTCCCAGGTCATCGCTCGATTGAACGAACCTCTGATCACGCCCAACGAAGTCGAACGAGAAGGCTACGTTCCCAACGTGGTCTACACCTGCGGTTCCATCGTTCATGAAAACCAACTGATCATCCCCTACGCGATGTCCGACTACGCCACCACGTTTGCCACCATCGGGGTCCAAGAGCTGCTGGATTCCATGTCGTGA
- a CDS encoding alpha-amylase family glycosyl hydrolase — MIDNVPELPPNDHRWWETGVIYQIYPRSFQDRNGDGVGDLAGIETRLDHLVTLGIDAIWLSPIYPSPMADFGYDVADYCDIDPIFGDLDAFDRLLAAIHSRGLKLLLDFVPNHSSDQHPWFVESRSARDHPKRDWYIWRDPSPGGGPPNNWISDFGGSSWQWDEATQQYYLHAFLPQQPDLNWRNPELRQAMMQVLQFWLDRGVDGFRIDVLWHIIKDADLTDNPINPNWTPDQTQRDQLLQLHSTDQPEAHQIAAEFRALADSDGDRVLIGEICLPDDRLARWFGTEDRPEVHFPVNFHLIESEWKADTLCRMIADYEQSLPAFGWPNWVFGSHDAPRIAARLGDAQSRVAAMLLLTLRGTPTLYQGDEIGIGEVTIPRDRVRDPQDLRQPELGIGRDRSRTPMPWDDSAHAGFSTVEPWLPLGDDWQTRNVAAQNQDPQSILALYQTLLALRRSHPALTIGDLVHLQSANNMLSFERQHGDERLWIALNLSDQTQYLSDLTEALPMSPAVASGTAPGTVPDVALNISQFTLLCSTSTPRPLDGTLAPNEGLLLQRRKQS, encoded by the coding sequence GTGATCGACAACGTTCCCGAACTTCCGCCAAACGATCATCGATGGTGGGAAACCGGGGTGATCTACCAGATCTACCCGCGTTCGTTCCAAGATCGCAATGGCGACGGGGTCGGTGACCTAGCGGGAATCGAGACGCGGTTGGATCACCTGGTGACGCTGGGGATCGATGCGATTTGGCTCTCGCCGATCTACCCGTCCCCGATGGCGGACTTCGGCTACGACGTGGCTGACTACTGCGACATCGATCCGATCTTCGGTGATCTCGATGCCTTCGATCGGTTGCTGGCCGCGATTCACTCGCGAGGGCTCAAGCTGCTGCTGGATTTTGTGCCCAACCATTCCTCGGACCAACACCCCTGGTTCGTCGAAAGCCGTTCGGCTCGCGACCATCCCAAACGCGACTGGTACATCTGGCGCGACCCATCGCCCGGTGGCGGACCGCCCAACAACTGGATCAGTGACTTTGGCGGCTCATCCTGGCAATGGGACGAAGCCACGCAGCAATACTACCTGCACGCGTTCCTGCCGCAGCAACCCGATCTCAATTGGCGGAATCCGGAACTGCGTCAGGCGATGATGCAGGTGCTGCAATTCTGGTTGGATCGCGGCGTCGATGGATTCCGCATCGACGTGCTGTGGCACATCATCAAAGACGCCGACCTAACGGACAATCCAATCAACCCGAACTGGACGCCCGACCAAACTCAGCGAGATCAGTTGCTTCAGTTGCACTCGACCGATCAACCCGAAGCTCATCAGATCGCCGCCGAATTCCGAGCCCTGGCCGACAGCGATGGCGACCGCGTCCTGATCGGCGAGATCTGCTTGCCTGACGATCGTCTGGCGCGTTGGTTCGGCACCGAGGATCGCCCCGAAGTCCATTTCCCGGTCAACTTTCACCTGATCGAAAGCGAATGGAAGGCGGATACCCTGTGCCGGATGATCGCCGACTACGAGCAATCGCTTCCGGCATTTGGTTGGCCCAACTGGGTCTTCGGCAGTCACGATGCACCTCGCATCGCGGCCCGACTGGGAGACGCTCAATCCCGAGTGGCCGCCATGCTGTTGCTGACCCTTCGCGGCACCCCGACGCTCTACCAAGGCGACGAGATCGGGATTGGCGAAGTGACCATTCCTCGCGATCGGGTTCGTGACCCACAGGATCTGCGGCAACCCGAGTTGGGGATCGGTCGCGATCGTTCCCGCACACCGATGCCCTGGGATGATTCCGCTCACGCCGGATTCAGCACCGTCGAACCATGGCTGCCACTGGGTGACGATTGGCAGACACGGAATGTTGCGGCGCAGAACCAAGACCCTCAATCGATTCTGGCTCTCTACCAAACGCTGCTCGCACTGCGGCGAAGTCACCCGGCACTGACGATCGGCGACCTCGTGCACCTGCAATCCGCCAACAACATGCTCTCCTTTGAACGGCAGCATGGCGACGAACGACTGTGGATCGCCCTGAACCTCAGTGACCAAACCCAGTACCTCAGTGACCTGACCGAGGCGCTGCCCATGTCCCCCGCAGTTGCCTCAGGTACGGCACCAGGAACCGTCCCAGACGTCGCCCTCAATATCTCCCAATTCACGCTTCTCTGCTCAACATCAACACCTCGACCGCTGGATGGCACGCTGGCGCCCAACGAAGGTCTCCTCCTGCAACGAAGAAAGCAATCCTAA